One genomic window of Triplophysa rosa linkage group LG11, Trosa_1v2, whole genome shotgun sequence includes the following:
- the LOC130560987 gene encoding uncharacterized protein LOC130560987 isoform X2, producing MMSLLHAVDEGIKMCKAEELRLTETIRQCKEFLRAMRICVTDISELEPAGTKDDIMPEEKQEMELLNQVLKKALKIRSTSEAHKELSSDSDISTLPKKSRNKPAVKDEDKRKQVSSEFSSRTLNHRVRSAGGSDARGGMWTRPVLVRKGSSAHPVVKGKQSVRKSAPGKISTTSQAKICDFKTTIAEGPSEDQSTSNSCKPLHEDVPVSDKHQKSNEQWIPSPLLPVWRSQRTKQSRLWNKILTHQSKPVPERAHFTERLRSTFPSERPSGCPADARTKLDVLTQRCLDLTHSFHGELWNQQADQSRPARSEPGATAERWYESTLMLEGLERMTEELLTCADRQKKDWDRWNKCHTETPCPVRRRGEWDEPEGPSLPPVLSYANETELRELETRRLQVEQLQQAVKLHQAMSDSLSSYWTSMDSGTGRPSAVVLRGLYSLLAEGGLQFPSLVLDSESE from the exons ATGATGTCTTTGCTTCATGCTGTCGATGAAGGCATCAAAATGTGCAAAGCTGAAGAATTAAGACTCACAGAAACCATCAGACAGTGCAAAGAGTTTTTACGCGCAAT GAGGATATGTGTGACAGACATCAGTGAACTGGAACCGGCAGGTACCAAAGATG ATATTATGcctgaagaaaaacaagaaatggAACTGCTGAATCAAGTTTTGAAGAAAGCCCTGAAAATTCGCAGCACGTCTGAGGCTCATAAGGAACTTTCGTCTGACAGTGACATTAGCACCCTTCCCAAGAAGAGCAGAAACAAACCGGCTGTTAAAGACGAGGATAAAAGAAAACAGGTCTCGTCTGAGTTCTCCAGCAGAACACTCAATCACCGCGTGCGATCGGCTGGAGGCAGCGATGCCCGTGGGGGAATGTGGACGCGGCCTGTTCTGGTCCGGAAAGGATCGTCTGCTCATCCGGTTGTCAAGGGAAAGCAGTCAGTTCGGAAGAGCGCTCCGGGGAAGATCTCCACAACATCCCAGGCGAAGATCTGTGATTTTAAAACCACAATCGCTGAAGGGCCATCGGAAGATCAATCCACGTCAAACTCCTGTAAGCCTCTGCATGAAGATGTGCCTGTGTCAGACAAACATCAAAAATCGAATGAACAATG GATACCGTCTCCTTTGTTACCAGTTTGGAGATCACAGAGAACAAAACAGAGCAG ATTGTGGAACAAAATACTAACCCATCAATCCAAGCCGGTACCAGAGAGAGCTCATTTCACCGAGAGACTTCGATCAACT TTTCCATCAGAACGGCCTTCTGGATGTCCCGCCGATGCCAGAACAAAGCTGGACGTGCTCACGCAGCGCTGTCTGGACCTGACGCACAGCTTTCATGGCGAGTTATGGAACCAGCAGGCTGACCAGAGCCGCCCGGCACGATCAGAGCCAG GGGCGACGGCCGAGAGATGGTACGAGTCTACGCTGATGCTGGAAGGTCTAGAGAGGATGACTGAAGAACTTCTCACGTGTGCAGATCGTCAGAAGAAAG ACTGGGACAGGTGGAACAAGTGTCACACTGAAACTCCGTGTCCCGTCCGGAGGAGAGGGGAATGGGATGAACCAGAGGGTCCCAGCCTGCCGCCCGTCCTGTCTTACGCCAATGAGACTGAACTGAGAGAACTGGAAACCAGAAGACTTCAAGTGGAACAACTACAGCAGGCTGTCAAACTTCATCAG gCGATGTCTGATAGTCTCTCATCATACTGGACTTCGATGGATTCGGGAACGGGGCGGCCCAGCGCTGTGGTTCTGCGCGGCCTGTACTCGCTGCTGGCAGAGGGGGGGCTGCAGTTCCCGTCGCTGGTTTTGGACTCTGAGTCAGAATAg
- the cfap70 gene encoding cilia- and flagella-associated protein 70 isoform X2 has product MESHRGLERAVAVQITVLTGKHLRGSRSESCLSFIRVEFNGCVLGDSPKLDVAVNRDAVYNFTCSFECSEVAHTRDDLAHKPVILTVIEDLPEEEEQKTAVLGQAVVDLLPLLKGQRSFSSSVLLHAVPGSPVDVSQNEDSEKATLDVSVSVQEPLLSDIQISESNMLVVTVETAYSVPDIWDPASTPPSSYVAALQIPLSAAKEQILLFSNGRVKMGGERESVPRPKKWPVGHLLVPGAEVMEGQFIETEPTDMSHGDLTDMEDSDFRADAECNRKRLSWDTARRCFIDAGGLACLSRRIAECRLWPVEIMRSSGKNSKEKQVEDENSFHGVVYVDLAPLLYPGVRRIHGTYRIHPFHESELLTKAQRTHSVLKEMSSGPTRPSSSVDTSKASQVFENKRDAFKKLVSQGKSDKTDSLADMKVQVNTEGQMCADSRSYLVIEIALEKPLVPKRERPPGELAKRVMPQRAERAVHHYHSQIVSVTAQVLDQYRQLFGAAFVPGLLPLDPALREQRKARLLGELNSSGTYFAFKEQMKYSVVRIVREKMMRTDAFKDPEELQAFLSQLYVYLVDEMHVALNKTLSVDSQEKHHESGLSCSQFKLLAKEAELNNDYQQAAQYYQECVVRDDSEPSHWFDYGAFHMLTADHIKAEECFQRAVSIDQKHTSSLLMCGVLSEMSGRCEDAETFFESATCVEPDSVVAWTLFGLFCQSQERSFQAEMAFLEANKQLRSVLKNKPKATSEHQTEPGEKNPQTDKTRKTSAGKTEETDIDVQTVNKDDNRDCKEEAEISPSNVKTTIYTEAVRFLLQNYALQMAHRALAQELLSPDRGSNSSYHLALAQLQLLRGEHNSAEESLREALTHNLQNPDVWALWGHLNYMREDFSQAKSCYERTLDSLDAADTHSVHLRLGSIYLQEGEYKKARGTFQRACRSSPSCLTWLGLGTAHYRMDELKEAEDALTKASALNSRNAEVYGFLTLLYLRAGRKPEAEQSYKYAVKMNLQKEFLLQEIHDLQARAGFEKPFF; this is encoded by the exons ATGGAGTCACACAGAGGGCTTGAGAGAGCGGTTGCAGTGCAGATTACTGTGCTGACAGGAAAACACTTG CGAGGAAGCAGGTCTGAGTCATGCCTCAGTTTTATCCGTGTGGAGTTTAATGGATGTGTTCTGGGAGATTCACCGAAACTGGACGTGGCTGTGAACAGAGATGCGGTTTACAACTTTACCTGTAGTTTTGAATGTTCAGAAGTGGCCCACACTCGGGATGACCTGGCACATAAACCTGTCATAC TAACAGTCATTGAGGACTTACCTGAAGAGGAAGAGCAGAAAACTGCAGTTCTGGGTCAGGCTGTTGTGGATCTTCTGCCTCTTCTGAAGG GTCAGCGTAGCTTCTCATCCAGTGTGCTGCTTCACGCGGTCCCCGGATCACCTGTAGATGTTTCTCAGAATGAGGACAGTGAAAAA GCCACCCTAGATGTGTCGGTCAGCGTTCAGGAGCCTTTGCTCTCAGATATCCAGATCTCTGAATCCAATATGTTGGTGGTCACCGTGGAGACGGCGTATTCTGTTCCTGACATCTGGGATCCTGCATCCACACCTCCATCCAGCTACGTGGCTGCGCTGCAGATTCCTCTCTCAGCTGCG AAAGAACAAATACTGCTGTTCTCCAATGGCAGAGTGAAGATGGGTGGTGAGAGGGAATCAGTGCCCAGACCCAAAAAATGGCCGGTGGGTCACCTTCTCGTCCCAGGGGCCGAGGTCATGGAGGGCCAGTTCATTGAAACGGAGCCGACGGACATGAGTCACGGAGACCTTACAGACATGGAG gACAGTGACTTTAGAGCGGATGCAGAGTGTAACAGAAAAAGACTGAGCTGGGACACCGCGCGTCGCTGTTTTATTGATGCAGGAGGTCTGGCCTG TCTGTCCCGCAGGATTGCAGAATGCAGACTGTGGCCCGTCGAGATCATGAGGTCATCTGGGAAGAACAGTAAAGAGAAGCAG GTGGAGGATGAGAACTCATTTCATGGAGTGGTGTATGTGGATCTTGCGCCGCTGTTGTATCCTGGAGTTCGCCGTATCCATGGGACATACAGAATCCACCCGTTTCATGAATCTGAACTTCTGACCAAG GCTCAGAGAACACACAGCGTTCTGAAGGAGATGAGCAGCGGCCCAACTCGCCCCTCTTCATCTGTCGACACTTCAAAGGCCTCTCAAGTCTTTGAGAACAAAAGAGATGCTTTTAAAAAG CTGGTTTCACAGGGAAAATCGGATAAGACCGATAGTCTGGCTGATATGAAGGTGCAGGTTAACACGGAGGGACAG ATGTGCGCTGACTCAAGGTCTTACCTTGTTATCGAAATTGCATTGGAAAAACCTCTTGTTCCAAAGAGAGAAAGACCACCAGGAGAGCTGGCCAAGCG TGTGATGCCTCAACGAGCAGAAAGA GCAGTGCATCATTACCACTCTCAGATAGTGAGTGTGACCGCCCAGGTTTTGGATCAGTACCGACAGCTGTTCGGAGCCGCATTTGTACCCGGATTGCTACCTTTGGATCCGGCACTGCGAGAACAGCGCAAAGCCCGGCTGCTCGGAGAACTCAACAGCTCTGGAACATACTTTGCTTTCAAAGAACAGATGAAG tatTCTGTGGTGCGGATTGTACGGGAGAAGATGATGAGGACAGATGCCTTCAAGGACCCCGAGGAGCTCCAGGCGTTCCTGAGTCAGCTCTATGTTTACCTGGTGGATGAGATGCACGTTGCTCTTAATAAG ACTCTTTCAGTGGATTCTCAGGAAAAGCATCATGAGTCTGGGCTGAGCTGCTCTCAGTTTAAACTCTTGGCCAAAGAGGCAGAACTCAACAACGACTACCAGCAAGCCGCACAGTATTATCAGGAG TGTGTGGTTCGAGATGACAGTGAGCCGTCCCACTGGTTTGATTATGGAGCGTTTCACATGCTGACCGCTGATCACATTAAAGCAGAAGAGTGTTTCCAGCGTGCCGTGTCCATTGATCAAAAACACACATCCAG TTTACTGATGTGTGGCGTTCTGTCTGAGATGAGTGGACGTTGCGAGGATGCCGAGACCTTCTTTGAAAGTGCCACTTGCGTTGAGCCTGACAGTGTGGTCGCCTGGACTTTGTTTG GTCTGTTTTGCCAGTCTCAGGAGAGATCCTTCCAGGCTGAGATGGCTTTTCTGGAGGCCAATAAGCAGCTTCGTTCAGTCCTGAAGAACAAGCCAAAGGCCACTTCTGAACATCAGACTGAACCTGGTGAGAAGAATCCCCAGACGGACAAAACCAGGAAAACTTCAGCTGGCAAGACAGAGGAGACAG ATATAGATGTTCAAACCGTAAATAAAGACGACAACCGGGATTGCAAAGAAGAAGCAGAAATTTCCCCCTCCAATGTCAAAACCACCATTTACACAGAGGCCGTGCGATTCCTCCTGCAGAATTATGCATTACAG ATGGCACATCGGGCACTAGCTCAAGAGCTTCTCTCTCCAGATCGAGGAAGCAACAGCTCGTATCATCTCGCTCTGGCTCAGCTCCAGCTGCTGAGAGGAGAACACAACAGCGCCGAGGAGAGCCTGCGAGAGGCACTGACCCACAACTTACAG AATCCAGACGTATGGGCTCTGTGGGGTCATCTGAATTACATGAGGGAGGATTTCTCTCAAGCTAAGAGCTGCTATGAACGGACGCTTGACTCGCTGGATGCGGCGGACACACACTCCGTACATCTCCGCCTGGGATCCATCTATTTGCAGGAAGGGGAA TATAAAAAAGCCAGAGGTACTTTTCAGCGGGCCTGCAGAAGCTCTCCCTCTTGTCTTACGTGGCTCGGGCTGGGAACTGCCCACTATAGA ATGGATGAACTAAAAGAGGCTGAAGACGCTCTGACTAAAGCCAGTGCACTAAACAGCAGGAATGCAGAAGTCTATGGCTTCCTGACTTTACTTTATTTACGG GCTGGCAGAAAACCTGAGGCTGAGCAGTCATATAAATATGCTGTAAAG atgAATTTACAGAAAGAGTTTCTTCTCCAGGAGATTCATGATCTGCAGGCACGAGCTGGATTTGAAAAGCCGTTCTTTTGA
- the cfap70 gene encoding cilia- and flagella-associated protein 70 isoform X1 has product MESHRGLERAVAVQITVLTGKHLRGSRSESCLSFIRVEFNGCVLGDSPKLDVAVNRDAVYNFTCSFECSEVAHTRDDLAHKPVILTVIEDLPEEEEQKTAVLGQAVVDLLPLLKGKSTSFQFTGTPQISDSLFFISGQRSFSSSVLLHAVPGSPVDVSQNEDSEKATLDVSVSVQEPLLSDIQISESNMLVVTVETAYSVPDIWDPASTPPSSYVAALQIPLSAAKEQILLFSNGRVKMGGERESVPRPKKWPVGHLLVPGAEVMEGQFIETEPTDMSHGDLTDMEDSDFRADAECNRKRLSWDTARRCFIDAGGLACLSRRIAECRLWPVEIMRSSGKNSKEKQVEDENSFHGVVYVDLAPLLYPGVRRIHGTYRIHPFHESELLTKAQRTHSVLKEMSSGPTRPSSSVDTSKASQVFENKRDAFKKLVSQGKSDKTDSLADMKVQVNTEGQMCADSRSYLVIEIALEKPLVPKRERPPGELAKRVMPQRAERAVHHYHSQIVSVTAQVLDQYRQLFGAAFVPGLLPLDPALREQRKARLLGELNSSGTYFAFKEQMKYSVVRIVREKMMRTDAFKDPEELQAFLSQLYVYLVDEMHVALNKTLSVDSQEKHHESGLSCSQFKLLAKEAELNNDYQQAAQYYQECVVRDDSEPSHWFDYGAFHMLTADHIKAEECFQRAVSIDQKHTSSLLMCGVLSEMSGRCEDAETFFESATCVEPDSVVAWTLFGLFCQSQERSFQAEMAFLEANKQLRSVLKNKPKATSEHQTEPGEKNPQTDKTRKTSAGKTEETDIDVQTVNKDDNRDCKEEAEISPSNVKTTIYTEAVRFLLQNYALQMAHRALAQELLSPDRGSNSSYHLALAQLQLLRGEHNSAEESLREALTHNLQNPDVWALWGHLNYMREDFSQAKSCYERTLDSLDAADTHSVHLRLGSIYLQEGEYKKARGTFQRACRSSPSCLTWLGLGTAHYRMDELKEAEDALTKASALNSRNAEVYGFLTLLYLRAGRKPEAEQSYKYAVKMNLQKEFLLQEIHDLQARAGFEKPFF; this is encoded by the exons ATGGAGTCACACAGAGGGCTTGAGAGAGCGGTTGCAGTGCAGATTACTGTGCTGACAGGAAAACACTTG CGAGGAAGCAGGTCTGAGTCATGCCTCAGTTTTATCCGTGTGGAGTTTAATGGATGTGTTCTGGGAGATTCACCGAAACTGGACGTGGCTGTGAACAGAGATGCGGTTTACAACTTTACCTGTAGTTTTGAATGTTCAGAAGTGGCCCACACTCGGGATGACCTGGCACATAAACCTGTCATAC TAACAGTCATTGAGGACTTACCTGAAGAGGAAGAGCAGAAAACTGCAGTTCTGGGTCAGGCTGTTGTGGATCTTCTGCCTCTTCTGAAGGGTAAAAGCACTTCATTTCAGTTCACGGGCACCCCGCAGATTTCAGACAGCCTTTTCTTTATTTCAGGTCAGCGTAGCTTCTCATCCAGTGTGCTGCTTCACGCGGTCCCCGGATCACCTGTAGATGTTTCTCAGAATGAGGACAGTGAAAAA GCCACCCTAGATGTGTCGGTCAGCGTTCAGGAGCCTTTGCTCTCAGATATCCAGATCTCTGAATCCAATATGTTGGTGGTCACCGTGGAGACGGCGTATTCTGTTCCTGACATCTGGGATCCTGCATCCACACCTCCATCCAGCTACGTGGCTGCGCTGCAGATTCCTCTCTCAGCTGCG AAAGAACAAATACTGCTGTTCTCCAATGGCAGAGTGAAGATGGGTGGTGAGAGGGAATCAGTGCCCAGACCCAAAAAATGGCCGGTGGGTCACCTTCTCGTCCCAGGGGCCGAGGTCATGGAGGGCCAGTTCATTGAAACGGAGCCGACGGACATGAGTCACGGAGACCTTACAGACATGGAG gACAGTGACTTTAGAGCGGATGCAGAGTGTAACAGAAAAAGACTGAGCTGGGACACCGCGCGTCGCTGTTTTATTGATGCAGGAGGTCTGGCCTG TCTGTCCCGCAGGATTGCAGAATGCAGACTGTGGCCCGTCGAGATCATGAGGTCATCTGGGAAGAACAGTAAAGAGAAGCAG GTGGAGGATGAGAACTCATTTCATGGAGTGGTGTATGTGGATCTTGCGCCGCTGTTGTATCCTGGAGTTCGCCGTATCCATGGGACATACAGAATCCACCCGTTTCATGAATCTGAACTTCTGACCAAG GCTCAGAGAACACACAGCGTTCTGAAGGAGATGAGCAGCGGCCCAACTCGCCCCTCTTCATCTGTCGACACTTCAAAGGCCTCTCAAGTCTTTGAGAACAAAAGAGATGCTTTTAAAAAG CTGGTTTCACAGGGAAAATCGGATAAGACCGATAGTCTGGCTGATATGAAGGTGCAGGTTAACACGGAGGGACAG ATGTGCGCTGACTCAAGGTCTTACCTTGTTATCGAAATTGCATTGGAAAAACCTCTTGTTCCAAAGAGAGAAAGACCACCAGGAGAGCTGGCCAAGCG TGTGATGCCTCAACGAGCAGAAAGA GCAGTGCATCATTACCACTCTCAGATAGTGAGTGTGACCGCCCAGGTTTTGGATCAGTACCGACAGCTGTTCGGAGCCGCATTTGTACCCGGATTGCTACCTTTGGATCCGGCACTGCGAGAACAGCGCAAAGCCCGGCTGCTCGGAGAACTCAACAGCTCTGGAACATACTTTGCTTTCAAAGAACAGATGAAG tatTCTGTGGTGCGGATTGTACGGGAGAAGATGATGAGGACAGATGCCTTCAAGGACCCCGAGGAGCTCCAGGCGTTCCTGAGTCAGCTCTATGTTTACCTGGTGGATGAGATGCACGTTGCTCTTAATAAG ACTCTTTCAGTGGATTCTCAGGAAAAGCATCATGAGTCTGGGCTGAGCTGCTCTCAGTTTAAACTCTTGGCCAAAGAGGCAGAACTCAACAACGACTACCAGCAAGCCGCACAGTATTATCAGGAG TGTGTGGTTCGAGATGACAGTGAGCCGTCCCACTGGTTTGATTATGGAGCGTTTCACATGCTGACCGCTGATCACATTAAAGCAGAAGAGTGTTTCCAGCGTGCCGTGTCCATTGATCAAAAACACACATCCAG TTTACTGATGTGTGGCGTTCTGTCTGAGATGAGTGGACGTTGCGAGGATGCCGAGACCTTCTTTGAAAGTGCCACTTGCGTTGAGCCTGACAGTGTGGTCGCCTGGACTTTGTTTG GTCTGTTTTGCCAGTCTCAGGAGAGATCCTTCCAGGCTGAGATGGCTTTTCTGGAGGCCAATAAGCAGCTTCGTTCAGTCCTGAAGAACAAGCCAAAGGCCACTTCTGAACATCAGACTGAACCTGGTGAGAAGAATCCCCAGACGGACAAAACCAGGAAAACTTCAGCTGGCAAGACAGAGGAGACAG ATATAGATGTTCAAACCGTAAATAAAGACGACAACCGGGATTGCAAAGAAGAAGCAGAAATTTCCCCCTCCAATGTCAAAACCACCATTTACACAGAGGCCGTGCGATTCCTCCTGCAGAATTATGCATTACAG ATGGCACATCGGGCACTAGCTCAAGAGCTTCTCTCTCCAGATCGAGGAAGCAACAGCTCGTATCATCTCGCTCTGGCTCAGCTCCAGCTGCTGAGAGGAGAACACAACAGCGCCGAGGAGAGCCTGCGAGAGGCACTGACCCACAACTTACAG AATCCAGACGTATGGGCTCTGTGGGGTCATCTGAATTACATGAGGGAGGATTTCTCTCAAGCTAAGAGCTGCTATGAACGGACGCTTGACTCGCTGGATGCGGCGGACACACACTCCGTACATCTCCGCCTGGGATCCATCTATTTGCAGGAAGGGGAA TATAAAAAAGCCAGAGGTACTTTTCAGCGGGCCTGCAGAAGCTCTCCCTCTTGTCTTACGTGGCTCGGGCTGGGAACTGCCCACTATAGA ATGGATGAACTAAAAGAGGCTGAAGACGCTCTGACTAAAGCCAGTGCACTAAACAGCAGGAATGCAGAAGTCTATGGCTTCCTGACTTTACTTTATTTACGG GCTGGCAGAAAACCTGAGGCTGAGCAGTCATATAAATATGCTGTAAAG atgAATTTACAGAAAGAGTTTCTTCTCCAGGAGATTCATGATCTGCAGGCACGAGCTGGATTTGAAAAGCCGTTCTTTTGA
- the LOC130560987 gene encoding uncharacterized protein LOC130560987 isoform X1, whose translation MMSLLHAVDEGIKMCKAEELRLTETIRQCKEFLRAMRICVTDISELEPAGTKDDIMPEEKQEMELLNQVLKKALKIRSTSEAHKELSSDSDISTLPKKSRNKPAVKDEDKRKQVSSEFSSRTLNHRVRSAGGSDARGGMWTRPVLVRKGSSAHPVVKGKQSVRKSAPGKISTTSQAKICDFKTTIAEGPSEDQSTSNSCKPLHEDVPVSDKHQKSNEQWIPSPLLPVWRSQRTKQSRLWNKILTHQSKPVPERAHFTERLRSTFPSERPSGCPADARTKLDVLTQRCLDLTHSFHGELWNQQADQSRPARSEPEGVRVTGATAERWYESTLMLEGLERMTEELLTCADRQKKDWDRWNKCHTETPCPVRRRGEWDEPEGPSLPPVLSYANETELRELETRRLQVEQLQQAVKLHQAMSDSLSSYWTSMDSGTGRPSAVVLRGLYSLLAEGGLQFPSLVLDSESE comes from the exons ATGATGTCTTTGCTTCATGCTGTCGATGAAGGCATCAAAATGTGCAAAGCTGAAGAATTAAGACTCACAGAAACCATCAGACAGTGCAAAGAGTTTTTACGCGCAAT GAGGATATGTGTGACAGACATCAGTGAACTGGAACCGGCAGGTACCAAAGATG ATATTATGcctgaagaaaaacaagaaatggAACTGCTGAATCAAGTTTTGAAGAAAGCCCTGAAAATTCGCAGCACGTCTGAGGCTCATAAGGAACTTTCGTCTGACAGTGACATTAGCACCCTTCCCAAGAAGAGCAGAAACAAACCGGCTGTTAAAGACGAGGATAAAAGAAAACAGGTCTCGTCTGAGTTCTCCAGCAGAACACTCAATCACCGCGTGCGATCGGCTGGAGGCAGCGATGCCCGTGGGGGAATGTGGACGCGGCCTGTTCTGGTCCGGAAAGGATCGTCTGCTCATCCGGTTGTCAAGGGAAAGCAGTCAGTTCGGAAGAGCGCTCCGGGGAAGATCTCCACAACATCCCAGGCGAAGATCTGTGATTTTAAAACCACAATCGCTGAAGGGCCATCGGAAGATCAATCCACGTCAAACTCCTGTAAGCCTCTGCATGAAGATGTGCCTGTGTCAGACAAACATCAAAAATCGAATGAACAATG GATACCGTCTCCTTTGTTACCAGTTTGGAGATCACAGAGAACAAAACAGAGCAG ATTGTGGAACAAAATACTAACCCATCAATCCAAGCCGGTACCAGAGAGAGCTCATTTCACCGAGAGACTTCGATCAACT TTTCCATCAGAACGGCCTTCTGGATGTCCCGCCGATGCCAGAACAAAGCTGGACGTGCTCACGCAGCGCTGTCTGGACCTGACGCACAGCTTTCATGGCGAGTTATGGAACCAGCAGGCTGACCAGAGCCGCCCGGCACGATCAGAGCCAG aGGGTGTGCGTGTCACAGGGGCGACGGCCGAGAGATGGTACGAGTCTACGCTGATGCTGGAAGGTCTAGAGAGGATGACTGAAGAACTTCTCACGTGTGCAGATCGTCAGAAGAAAG ACTGGGACAGGTGGAACAAGTGTCACACTGAAACTCCGTGTCCCGTCCGGAGGAGAGGGGAATGGGATGAACCAGAGGGTCCCAGCCTGCCGCCCGTCCTGTCTTACGCCAATGAGACTGAACTGAGAGAACTGGAAACCAGAAGACTTCAAGTGGAACAACTACAGCAGGCTGTCAAACTTCATCAG gCGATGTCTGATAGTCTCTCATCATACTGGACTTCGATGGATTCGGGAACGGGGCGGCCCAGCGCTGTGGTTCTGCGCGGCCTGTACTCGCTGCTGGCAGAGGGGGGGCTGCAGTTCCCGTCGCTGGTTTTGGACTCTGAGTCAGAATAg